The following coding sequences lie in one Arachis ipaensis cultivar K30076 chromosome B03, Araip1.1, whole genome shotgun sequence genomic window:
- the LOC107633215 gene encoding uncharacterized protein LOC107633215 translates to MVGVTRKDWARKLDDALWAYRTAFKTPIRRSSSQLIYGKSCHLSVELEHKAFWATKLLNLDSQAVGEKRLLQLNELDEFRLEAYENAKIYQERAKDGMTRKSQKEILNQGSKCYCIIPGSRLFLVSSSPNQLDLIW, encoded by the coding sequence ATGGTTGGGGttacaagaaaagattgggcaagGAAGTTGGATGATGCCCTTTGGGCATATAGAACTGCATTCAAAACCCCAATTAGGAGGTCATCATCTCAGCTGATTTATGGAAAGTCCTGCCACCTCTctgtggagcttgaacacaaGGCTTTTTGGGCTACTAAGCTTCTCAATCTTGACTCTCAAGCAGTAGGAGAGAAAAGACTGTTGCAACTCAATGAATTGGATGAGTTCAGACTGGAAGCCTATGAGAATGCGAAGATATACCAGGAGAGGGccaaagatggcatgacaagaaaatcgCAAAAAGAGATTTTGAACCAGGGCAGCAAGTGTTATTGTATAATTCCAGGCTCAAGACTTTTCCTGGTAAGCTCAAGTCCAAATCAACTTGACCTTATCTGGTGA